The Hippocampus zosterae strain Florida chromosome 2, ASM2543408v3, whole genome shotgun sequence genome contains the following window.
ACAATAATGAGGATTTGTAGCAACCGTTTTAACGTTACAAAGATCTGAAACAGTTTTAACTATAGAACTAATGTCCAACAGTTTTGATATGTAATACGAGAATAACATTTAAATGAGTATCTGCTTATTATCTTGCGAATTCGCGGAATTGTGACGAATTTGGTGAACGAAAATTAAAAGGCGTCTGCATGTTTCACTTGGAGGACACTAAACCAGATATGACAGGGCGCGAGTTTATTTTGACTGCACAATTTTGGCAACTTCACTTAAACTCGCGACACAAACGAAGAATACCATGACTTAACTCAATATTAACGAACATAAAAAATGTCACTAATATTTTGAGAAGACCGTCTCAAAGGGAGAATGCGTTTTAACTAAAACAATCTCGCGCGGTTTTATCTGCCTCTGGGCCTATCGTGATATTACACCGCGTCTCATGTTGTGGAAATTTAACTTTGGCGTACATAAAATTCTGTAAAGAAGGAAGCAAGACATTGTTAAAAGCAACCACTCAAATGAAAATAGTTTGCCATTTGAAATGATAGTTTCCCGAATTACCGTTCGAAATTTCCGCCATGTTTTCTACGCAGCCGCCAAAAATACGTTGCCGAGGAAGACTCCACAGCAGAGCATACTGTCTCGACTGCTAATTGGTTGAACGTTTTCTATCAGCCGTTTCATTGGTCCATATGTTGCCCTCTCCTCCTTCTTACGCCCATTCTTCTTCGTTGGCTGCCTTATTCTTCTATTGTATGTCTCTTTTGGAGGGGGCGGTGGAGGGAAAGGTAAATTTGACCTCagttaaaaaaagtaacttcCCAACCAAACCACTAAAATTAAGAGAGAATAAACTAACACAAATAACCAGAGCCTAAAGTTTCTTAACTTGCTACACAAAACGTATTTGCTTTTGGGGTCGGACAAGTTGGAAGGGTTAATCGAGCTCCGATCCAGTAGGCGGCGCTGTGTAGTTCATAGGTAACAATTGAAGTGCATCTTGGCGCTGGCTCCAAATGTTGCAGTCATCTTGCAATTTGTTTTCATGAGCGAGCAAACTACTGTACAACTAAGACGAGTTCTCCAGACTTCCACCGATATGATCGTTTTTGCTTTGCTGATCTCGATTTTTCTTTGCGAATAAAGTTAACGTAAGGTAAACCGTACACGTGCAAACATGTTCACGTTATCGAATCAGTTTTATCGCGCGACTGCAAGTAAAATACTTTGTAAAAGTCCAAAAGCGTAGAGGTgacatgagaaaacaaaaatatttagagTAAACCAGGCTATTTACAGTTCAAGGTCATTAAACTTGATGCACAGTAGAAGTGCTGTTTTGACGACGTGAGTATAATAATCAAGAGATGGTAACATAAGATGCCAATATCACTCTCtcttttgcacacacacacaggtaattGGAAAGTCATGTGTTGGGTGGTCAGTACGGGTATATACGACTTTATCTTTTCTCATACAACATTTTTTGTATGAGGCTCTTTGATTGCTAATTGTGCAGTGTGTGAGTATTGCATTTAGACCAGTGTTCACTAATCTAGTAATCAATCAAGTGACAACAGCAGATGTCATGACTGTGTTTGTGCAGCTCCACTATGGACTTGTCCAGCAGGCTCTGGATGCTGATGGAGCTGGCCGAAAGTTGTGGAGTCAGCACACTCCTACAGGGCTTTGAGCAAATTTGGAAGCTTCTGCTTGTTTGTCTTCTCAGCAGGCTACTGTTCAGGTTGGGTGAGCATCACAGactcctttttcatttttgcaacTGTAATTACTTGGAGGTTACCTTACAAACAACAAACCAATGTCCATGTGAATTGCATACCCAACTGTTTACCTTTGTGTGTTTCTCAGGAGGCCTGTCCTCTGTGAATCATGTTGTGTCGATGTTTGCGGGGATCTACAGCCTGTTCCTCTTCTTTAACCTGCACATGCTGTGGGTGATGCTGCTCAGCATGCTTTGCTACGTTATTCTCATTCTTGGCCAACACTCCAGAAACAAAGGCCTCTTCCTCTCGACTGCCATTCTCATTTACCTCCTCATTGGGtaagaaaacattttgcacaATCATATTTAATGGACTATGTTCCAACTAAGAGTATTGTTTCAACTGTGTTACTGACCTTATTGAGGTACACCAAAGAGTGAGTTTGATGTACTACAGTTCTGTGCAAACTACAagtcacaataataaacacTGTTCAATAAAGACATCTCTAACAGCATCCAGAAATCAAGCAGTTGGTTATAAGATATATTTTTAGCAGTGTTTGACGTCAAATTCCCATTACATACTGTAGGTTATAGGTTATATGTCTTGAATATAAGTTAAAAAAGAGTTGCAAATTATTGTATCCTGTTTTTAATCTACGTTTCAAACAGCGTCCCAACTTCAATGGAATTGTGGTCTGTACGTAATCAGCTGGCACTTAAGGTTTGATGTTGTATTGCAGTAGATTTAaggtgttatttttcttttgtcttgcaGAGAAATGCATTTAATTGACACAGTCACCTGGCATAAGATCAGAGGTAAAATGGTTCATACTCTCCAAATACTCTCGCCACCAAAAACTGATGTTTTTGGAGATCTATGTTTCTGTTTTCCATTTTATGCAAAAACTACTAAATGGGTTTTCTATTTTTGTGGAGGTTGTGGCATGGCCCGAGGGAGAGCGTAATATATTTGGTATGATAAGGTGCAGAGCCAATAGTTTTTTAAATTCGTCCATATGGAAGGATTCATGGTGGACAGAACTTGGGTGTAGGGTCCACTTTGGGTTCAAGTACTACTTGAACCTTTCAATTGCTCATTCTCTTTCATCCTGACAAAAGTgtccttttgtgtgtttttgagagGCAGTCAGATGGTGGTGGCCATGAAAGCCATTTCTCTGGCATTCGACCTGGACAGAGGAGCAGTCGGCGCTTTTCCCACACCGACTGAGTTCCTGGGGTATGTTCTCTTTGTGGGCAACGTAATCTTTGGGCCTTGGATCAGCTTCTCAACATATAAAGCTGCTATTGTCGGCAGACAACtggtgagaattttttttgtcgttctTATGTCTGTGATTTGTTGTGCTTTGAAGTTATTAAAACCTCCCTGTCCTCAGAGCTGGTTATGGCTGCGCCGTTCCTCTCTCAGCCTCTTAAAAAGTCAGATTTGTCTGCTGGTCTCCTCTTGCATTGCACCTTACCTGTTCCTTTTGTTCATCCCCATCAATGGAAATGCCATCAcacacaagtgaggacatttgttgtttgtatattttctatgtttacccacaacataaaacatgggCAAGATGTATTGGTCTTATTCCAGGGCTTTGACTTATTTGGATTAGTTTATGCTGCTTTAGCATCATTATTGTGTTCACATTCAAAGGCTCTGCATTGTAAAATCTGCATTTTTACAGTAACAAACTTTTCTAAATAGAAATGAGCAACAGGGAGAAATAACAACTCACGTATCATACGTATCATATACAgtcagatatatatatactaacatacataatcattaaaaaaaagcaattactgAATGGAAAATGCTGCTTGTTCCTGCTGAGTAATGAAAGTTGCGCTAATCACATTTCATTCCAatctttgaatgtttttttttttttaacttttcatgAAGTGATTTCTTGAGCTGTGACACAAATTTTagtcatttgtgtgtttttctccaTTCCTTTTAAGTTGTAGTGACTCCATCCCACTTATCAGTCTGCTAATTACGGTATACTGCATACAATTTTGTTATAAGCTCCATACGTGATTTTGCAGTATACTGTAATCCACCAGATCATCAATGACTTCAGATTTAATGTCGGCGCATTAAGTCGATTTAAATTCAAATATAATATTGGCACAGAATCGGTATTGGACATGATAAATTCAGCCTTAGAATTATTGGGTATGCCCGTGATGAGGCCTAtaaagtacagtacatactgtagGTCTTAAAAGTAGACATAGACTGTGGCCTCAGTCCATCCACAGTACAGTATCTACAAAAAAGGACACAATCCATAGCTTCTGTTCTTTGGAAAAGTTGAAATAACACTATTAAACGTTCTCAGGTCTTCAGCAGCTTCCAAAAATTCTTTAGTTTGATTTTAAATAAacttttttatgttatttaggTGGCTGAGCGCCTATGAGAATGCATTGTCATTCCACTTCAGTAACTACTTTGTGGGCTACCTCAGTGAAAGCACCAGCATGCTAGCTGGAGCTGGCCACGTTGAGGAAAAAGACAACATTAGGTGGTGAGTACTGTATATCCAAGGCAAAGATTGGTGGATGCTATTGAAATGCGAATAGTTTCAGAGCTTGtagaaggagaggtaccgccactcgttcctgccgactgctggcAGGCTACTGAATAGAtggtcctgaaaacctggactcacccccactcacccattttaatatgctcatatttatattgtatatttatttacatactttttgtcttctactttctccctttgataattttgctgctgtgaattgggaatttctccattgtgagacaaataaaggttttcttgtagTCGTTTAGTGTAGATAATGCACGGGCAAAATGAACACAACAATAATGTTTAATTATTTTAGATGACAGGGTACAATAATTAGAAATTACCAACTCCTCAGAAATAGCATGTCAATTCTGAAATGCCATCACAGGTGACCATGACTGAACTCATATAGTGTATCATTTAATGGGATGTATACTGTACTGTGACCAGGAACAGACAATAGAGCCACAAAGGGTtgtagtttcctttttttttcaatgtttcaactaaattgagatttttttccaacttaatCTCATATCAGCATATCTCACGGCTTTACATTTCGAAACAAAAATACAGACCTCTgtaatttctgtattttacagtgGTCTGTTGATATTTTGCATCCCCTAGAGTTGATTTATTTAGATTTAGAAATGTTTACAATACAAAACCTGAAATTGTTCTAGAGGTTAATGTATATGtttcttttaaaaagtcaatgaaaataccaatatttatttataattgtgtGTGCAGGGAAATGGAAGTGGTCAAACCCCTGAATGTGGAAATACCTCGCTCCATGGTTATGGTTGTGACGTCCTGGAATATTCCCATGTCACAGTGGCTTAAGATTTGTAAGTCTGCTTCTTTCACACAGGTGTGTCTCAAGTTGTAATTAGTATAAACGTTCGACACACGATGAGCACCCAACATCAGAATAATCTTTTATTCAAAACCCTGCTTTGAAACGCACAACACATTTGCTGGTTTAGTCCACTTATAGCTTCATTTTGTGTTCTTGCCATCAGATGTCTTCAAAAATGCCATGAAACTCGGTACTTTTCCTGCCATCCTGGTCACGTATACAGCCAGTGCTTTACTGCATGTGAGTACATTACACTTGAAACAATGGACGAATTGAACCTATGATAAATCAATGCTTtcaaatacagtggtgccttcagATACGACTGAACCCCACTTTGAGTTATTGAAAATACAATATGTcgttcagcctttttttttttacttggacttAACAGCAACAATTTGAGATACGAACACTGAATGGTGGCAGTCAAcacaactcaactcacttcacaacaaattgcaggtTGGCAGATATAATAATTCTTCAAAACAAGTCTTCAAGATGTTCATTGTCATTCCCAGTTTACCTTTACTACAATACAATCCATCTTAGCGCTTtcgcaacagctgcagctgtaacaaaccactttacagaacagttaacataaaataacaaaataataataacacaacacataagacacggacagtcatgcaatcataaCCACTATTGCTGCTTATGTCACAGTGTTACAACAAAACATTTACCAACTGATATTTGAACATAAGCAGTGGAGCAACATATGTTAACAGACAATATAATAATACTCACATGTATACTTTCTTCATCCTCGGCAAAGAGTGACCAATGTTGAGCTGAGACTGACTCCATGTACAATATTTGTATGTcctattaaaaatattacattttgtgtgtgtgtggggggggggggcggggggggggtggaatcgaTTAATGTCAATGGAAAAGATTATTTGAAATAGGagcattttgaaacaaattaaaagTCATAACACAAAGCATCACTGTTATCTTTTCGCTAGGAATTGTTTGCTTGTCTTGTCATTGTGAGAAGCAActccactcattttcagtttgtgtgTCCTCAGGGTTTGAGTTTCCACCTAGGAGCTGTGCTGCTCTCTTTAGGCTTCATCACATATGTTGAACATGGTATGAATATTTTCTTGTGCATTATTAGAGTGTAGGGATGAATGAGTACCGATATCATGCTTAACATTTAATAGTTGACTTATTTTATAATGCAGTTCAATTTATTAGAAACACATACTAAAACTCTTGAGTTTTATTTTCCACTTTTGTTAACGGGTTAATAATGAATCCTAAATTAAGAGAGTTATTAGagttttattttgcagtttGATTCTCTATTCCATCCTCTTATCATAATTAAAAGAAATGTCTTTCTTTAAAATGATGTTGGTTTAATTCAAATGGTTTAATTGTAATGTTAGCACTAGTGGTATCGGTTATTTAGTATCAGTCATGATGAACACTCAATGTTTCAGTTATCATACTAGAATTGGTCTGGAAATGAGGTGGTATCGAACGTTCCCATTCTGTTGTATAGTTCTAAATTGTACATTCGTTGATTTAGTTGTTTTCGGGGCATTTGATGAAAtattgggttttgttttgtgttttacagtATATGTGTTGGCCCCATACTGCATTCCCCGATGTACAGTATTAGGAATACAGTATGATTCTTTGGTGTATTCAACATAATGTAACAGGCACATTGTTGCACTTCACAAAAGGTTTTGAATTTGTCTTTCAACTGAATTGTAAAAGGAAGTAGGATTTTGGAAGGTTGAAAAAAAGGACGACTCAATGAATGTACCCCCGTAGCACATTTCTCACCACATGCAAACACTTGCATCTCGAAACAGACGACATACTATACACTCATGTTTTACGGTAAATTTCTACCACAAAGGTGTGTGTCATGCTAAAATGTTCATGACTATTTCTTTCTTCGTCTCAGTCTTGAGAAAGAGGCTCGCCGTTATCTTCAGCGCCTGTGTCCTTTCCAGACCTTGCTCCACAAACTGCAGCCATCAGCACAAGAAGGTACAGTGGCTTCTACTCAAATCTTATCTACTAAGAGCAAAATGTCAGATGAGAGTGCCTGTGGACTGATGGCATCTTAATAATATTGATTAAAACTTTAATTAAAATGGATTAAATCTTTCAAGAATCCTCTTTATTTGCCAAATTAAGTAGAGTAAGTTGTCTCTGTCTACCAGTAGTAATATGTTAGtataaattattcacacatctcgcagacttgatagctttatacaaaagcatgtgctgttaagtgagaatcggtatggcttcagggaaaaacggaccacctcaatggcagttatggagtttgtggaagcaatagccactaatatagacaacaaagaatttactgttggggttttcctagatctaaaaaaagcttttgacacaatagatcacagtatattattgaaaaaaactagaaagatatggcattagaggtgtagcttataaatggataaaagttatttagaaaacagatatcagtacgtgcagctcaacaataaaaaacgaatcaactgaaaatcactcttggtgttcctcaggggtcagtgcttggtccaaaactattcatcttatatataaatgatatctcaaaacaatttaaatgagtcctatttgctgatgatacaactttctactgttctggaataaatctgaaaccgctcctgacaaccgtagaaaacgaattgaacaaattaaaaaactggttagacagaaataaattgtcacttaacctgaaaaaaaatcgaagttaattgtttttggcacaagaccaatcaaacatcaAGCTAAAATTAatgtaaactcaattgagatagaaagagcgtatgaaaccaagtttctcggattagtaatagactcaaaactatgttggaagccacatatcgataacataaaaagaaaaatagccaaaaccgtagggattctctacaaaaccaaggaagtgctaaataagagctctttgtacacattatacacttcattattaccatatattacctactgtgtggaaatatggggaaatgcctgcaaaacaaacacactccctattctaaaactacaaaaaaaaagcaattcgaattattaataaatcaaaatatatggtacccacaaatccactatttatcataTTAAATACGATTAAATGttatgactttaaaatcgcccaattaatgtacaaagcacacaataaccttctCTGCCAAAACTTTCTGAAGTTTTTCTAAATTCGAGAAaacagctatgatttaagaggtaccaacttattcaaaaatctcaaaacaagaacaaacgtcaagcaaagaagtgtatctatcaaaggtgttaatctgtagaataatttcaaaacggacctgaaaatgagtaaatcgcttgctgagttaaaaaactagtaccggtaattcaaaaaaatagtacaaacaacctacatcaatcagagttaaaatgataaatcctaaacattaaatataatgataaatcagaactaagttgataaatagagaaaggtattgaaatatccattatgaatacaagagaaaattgacacaagcgTGCCAGGGTgtagatgtatataatcccgagacaaaccaaaagttgtaaaaatgtcacggttaagggtaaagtatgagccttcatggagacttctttcttcttacttattttcttttctgattgatataaaaattatttattagatataaatatataacggggtaggactagatacgttttttacttcttcctactcacttgaacataataactgtgttgaatgaagactgatttctttctttttactattttatctaccttattttctgtcaaattattactgtatatgttttatgttcaataaacaaaccaaaggaaaaaaaaccccacagtaTTTTAGGTGACGTCACATTTACGCAAATGTGTTTTAGTCCATTTGGTTGTACGCACCTACCAACCCACAGAAGCCCATCAAAAGTGTTCCGTTCCAAATTAGAGAGACAATCTTACTTATTCTTGTTTCGTCTGATTCAGTGCTCAATCTTTACCTCTTGTAGGAGTATTGGGTGATACTGCTGAACCTAGTTTTCAGTTTATTGGCCATCTTCCATCTCACCTACTTGGGTTCCATGTTTGATCCGGGTGTTGAAGAGGAAGTGGAAGAGGTAAGAAGAAACCAGAGTTAAAGCATGTTAAACATGTTACAAATAGCTGAGCTTGTGGTAATATTATACGCGAGACATGTATGTTTCGCAATGGTTACTTTCAAATAAATGGGAGTAAGCCCCACCTTTCAATATGCcccattttttgtctttattctcACCTATGACTGCTTTATGTAGTAACCTGCCTCTTCCTTGACTGACACTCTAATCTTTTTATGGATTAAAACAAGTGACAACTGAATATGGTACATTATTGAACGAGCAGCCTCAGAGTGTGACACAGGCAGTGCGTGAGGGGTTAAGTGgccaactgtcatttttttcaaaatgcagcATAAAGCGGCCCTAAAGACAATGAATAGCATTTTTACCCGTACTCCCTCGTTTATGAGCTGGTTTGATTAGAAACTTTAGTTCATAGTCGTAAATAAACACAGCACAGATACCGTATCACTTGTCACAGTATATTTCGTGACTTCAAAGTAACTTGTCAAAACGTTACCATAGAGAAGTACATTCCAGTCTTTTCCAGGAAGCCGCTGTCATTTAATAAACAGCCCAAGTTACGTAGGCCTACTAGTACTTTTGGTGATGTGCAGTGTTGTTTTGGGAGCAAATGGAATTATGGTGCATTTACAATTCTAATAAATGCTTGGTTTTTTTGCGTTTCTCCGCAGGGTTATGCAGCTATCCACACCATTCAGAGATGGTCGGAACTTAGCTGGGCAAGCCACTGGGTGGTATTTGTCTCCTGGGTTTTCTACCGTTTAATTCTGTGATTTTATCAAAGTAGTGCTCACTTGCTGGCAGTCATACTCTCAGTCTAGGGTCATGGACTTGCTGTGATCTGGGCAAAGGGAACCCACGTGTCGACGACAGAGTCAACCCTTTTTCCTGATGATATGAGATGGAAGTCGGAGAAGATGGAGTCACGTCACAAATGTTTCCCAGAATATTTGGAATTGTGATTGTCACCATTTaccgtatgtactgtatatgaatacCGTATGAAATGTataatttcaaaatgcaaatgtttgtctGACAGGCTGGTATGATGTATTTATTCGGATGTGATATACAGTATTCACGTTTAATAATATTCATGTTGAAGGTACATTGATATTACTGGTAGTTAACATATCAAATGGTTAACCTTCGTTTGTTTTTATCATTGCCTTTTGTATTTCTTCAATTAAATCTATGCATATTAATGAAGACTTGCTATTTTTTTCTAACAACCAAACCCTTCCAAGACAGTCACTCAAGTGTGGAGCCGTATCACCCTCttgtcagtggttctcaacatTTGTCACCAAGGGATCCGCAACAACCTTACTTGTCAAAAGTGTCTTTCAAGAGAACCTCATTAAGAAACTCAGAATCAACATGGCCCCTACATgtacaaaaatgaatacatccAAGTGCACAAAAGACGAACATAAAATGTGACTTACATCTTATCATTATTAACGTGAAACACCAATAATTTGTCTTCTTTTGGAGAAATGAAACAGTAATGGCTAACAGTCagcaatgacacttttttttcatccttccatccattttcctaactgctttatcctcacaaggaatGGGTGATGGTGCCTACACCAGCTGTCTGCCCGAGAGTAGGTGGGGACACGCTGATCGCAGGAtgcacagagaccaacaaccattccgcactcacattcacacccagggacaatttcgagtgttccattaacctgccaagcatgtttttggaacgtgggaggaacgtgcaaactccacacagggaggacggagccggaatcgaaccctggacctctgtactgtgaggtcgatgcggtAATCACTCGAACACCAGGCCTaggatttttttcaacaaaggcAAATTGCTATCCATGATGTCCACATCCAGAGGCTGAGCTACGCTGTTTGTTTATAGTGTAGTTTAGTGGCAAACCTGTTTTGTACCTAGAATGCTGCATGGGGGAACTAAGTACGGTATATAGGTCCAGCAGTTCGAATTGACGAAccataatattattattactactttTTTAATAGATAACAATGACTAGACATGCCACAGAGgacaatgaacatttttggttTACCAATTTGCATTATATAGATTGATTGGGGGAGTGACAATGGCAGAGAATGTTTTCGAGAttttacaaatggaaaaaaaactttctgtagttattattgtctttgtttttattggtgTACATGCCATCCATCAtcaatccatcaattttcatacCGCAAACGTAAGTAAATGACAGGAGGTTGAAATTTGTTTTGGTCTGCAGTTCCCTCGCCTTCTCGCAGGGGGGCGTTGCAGACAGGTTTCTGTCCATGGTACTGAAGGTTGAACTCGAACTGTCCACTCAAGTGTTTTCTTTCCAAGGTGCTGAGTTGGTCCGAGTGGTTGGGTCTTTTCTTGCCGGGCTGGCCGAGGGATGGAGGCCAAGTTCTAAAGACACACTCGAGCGCTCCATTAGACATCGCTACGTGAAGCTGGCGATGTCGAcaaggagggggaggggagggcaTTAGTCTGAACCTAAGGTAA
Protein-coding sequences here:
- the LOC127596482 gene encoding protein-serine O-palmitoleoyltransferase porcupine-like isoform X2; translated protein: MDLSSRLWMLMELAESCGVSTLLQGFEQIWKLLLVCLLSRLLFRLGGLSSVNHVVSMFAGIYSLFLFFNLHMLWVMLLSMLCYVILILGQHSRNKGLFLSTAILIYLLIGEMHLIDTVTWHKIRGSQMVVAMKAISLAFDLDRGAVGAFPTPTEFLGYVLFVGNVIFGPWISFSTYKAAIVGRQLSWLWLRRSSLSLLKSQICLLVSSCIAPYLFLLFIPINGNAITHKWLSAYENALSFHFSNYFVGYLSESTSMLAGAGHVEEKDNIREMEVVKPLNVEIPRSMVMVVTSWNIPMSQWLKIYVFKNAMKLGTFPAILVTYTASALLHGLSFHLGAVLLSLGFITYVEHVLRKRLAVIFSACVLSRPCSTNCSHQHKKEYWVILLNLVFSLLAIFHLTYLGSMFDPGVEEEVEEGYAAIHTIQRWSELSWASHWVVFVSWVFYRLIL
- the LOC127596482 gene encoding protein-serine O-palmitoleoyltransferase porcupine-like isoform X1, translating into MDLSSRLWMLMELAESCGVSTLLQGFEQIWKLLLVCLLSRLLFRLGGLSSVNHVVSMFAGIYSLFLFFNLHMLWVMLLSMLCYVILILGQHSRNKGLFLSTAILIYLLIGEMHLIDTVTWHKIRGSQMVVAMKAISLAFDLDRGAVGAFPTPTEFLGYVLFVGNVIFGPWISFSTYKAAIVGRQLSWLWLRRSSLSLLKSQICLLVSSCIAPYLFLLFIPINGNAITHKWLSAYENALSFHFSNYFVGYLSESTSMLAGAGHVEEKDNIRWEMEVVKPLNVEIPRSMVMVVTSWNIPMSQWLKIYVFKNAMKLGTFPAILVTYTASALLHGLSFHLGAVLLSLGFITYVEHVLRKRLAVIFSACVLSRPCSTNCSHQHKKEYWVILLNLVFSLLAIFHLTYLGSMFDPGVEEEVEEGYAAIHTIQRWSELSWASHWVVFVSWVFYRLIL
- the LOC127596482 gene encoding protein-serine O-palmitoleoyltransferase porcupine-like isoform X3, whose protein sequence is MDLSSRLWMLMELAESCGVSTLLQGFEQIWKLLLVCLLSRLLFRLGGLSSVNHVVSMFAGIYSLFLFFNLHMLWVMLLSMLCYVILILGQHSRNKGLFLSTAILIYLLIGQMVVAMKAISLAFDLDRGAVGAFPTPTEFLGYVLFVGNVIFGPWISFSTYKAAIVGRQLSWLWLRRSSLSLLKSQICLLVSSCIAPYLFLLFIPINGNAITHKWLSAYENALSFHFSNYFVGYLSESTSMLAGAGHVEEKDNIRWEMEVVKPLNVEIPRSMVMVVTSWNIPMSQWLKIYVFKNAMKLGTFPAILVTYTASALLHGLSFHLGAVLLSLGFITYVEHVLRKRLAVIFSACVLSRPCSTNCSHQHKKEYWVILLNLVFSLLAIFHLTYLGSMFDPGVEEEVEEGYAAIHTIQRWSELSWASHWVVFVSWVFYRLIL
- the LOC127596482 gene encoding protein-serine O-palmitoleoyltransferase porcupine-like isoform X4, translated to MFAGIYSLFLFFNLHMLWVMLLSMLCYVILILGQHSRNKGLFLSTAILIYLLIGEMHLIDTVTWHKIRGSQMVVAMKAISLAFDLDRGAVGAFPTPTEFLGYVLFVGNVIFGPWISFSTYKAAIVGRQLSWLWLRRSSLSLLKSQICLLVSSCIAPYLFLLFIPINGNAITHKWLSAYENALSFHFSNYFVGYLSESTSMLAGAGHVEEKDNIRWEMEVVKPLNVEIPRSMVMVVTSWNIPMSQWLKIYVFKNAMKLGTFPAILVTYTASALLHGLSFHLGAVLLSLGFITYVEHVLRKRLAVIFSACVLSRPCSTNCSHQHKKEYWVILLNLVFSLLAIFHLTYLGSMFDPGVEEEVEEGYAAIHTIQRWSELSWASHWVVFVSWVFYRLIL